The Rosa rugosa chromosome 3, drRosRugo1.1, whole genome shotgun sequence sequence TCGCCACCAGGGCTCCGTGCCTTGGGGGAAGGTCGATCCAGTGACCTTGGTGGAGGACTTGGAGGCCGCCGATGTTGTCTTGTAAGAGTATAGTTAAGGAGGAAGGATCTGAATGCTTGGTTGTCCCAATGGTGAGGTCTGGTTCTGGACATACCGGGTAATAATGGCACACCAGAGTTTCGCTCTTCATGCACTCTATGCCAGCTAGGTAGTCACTGCTGATCCCCAAGGCCTCTGACAACAAACTTGATAGCACATCTCTTAGGTTGATCAAGTGTTCTATGTATTCTTGCACTGCCTGTCTGTGACTCAAATCAAATCCAAGTTAATAGTTCGTCATGTTATGTTCCTAGACTGTTGGTATGAATCAAACCATTAGTAACAAAGTGTACCTGCAAACTGAGGGAAGTGCCTCAGGGTCCAAAGGACCATCCTGGAAATCGAAAGCAATTGAATCCCTCCAGTTTGCTGTTTTTGCCACCAACAGATCTCCATTGCAGTAGTATCTTACCCTTTGCTTAGAGTCGCGTGAGTACCacttcatcttcatctcctTTGGCTGCTCATGAAATTCTCTTATTGCTTGTAACAAATTGTCTATAACCCTGTTTGGAACTCCATGATTAACCATTTGAAAGAACCCCCATGTTTCAGATGCTTTGTGGATTTCCTCAACAATCTGCACCCTCCGGAGATCCTCATCGAACCCATCAAGATCTATAAGTGGAACTTGGAAGTCTGCACTGGTTGGGGTGCTTGAACTTGAAAGGTTCTCTGGTGGATGCATGAGGAACTTGGGCACTTTGGTCACCCCTGAGTCTATTAGCCCTTTCACTCCAGCTTTTGTTTCATCAAACTCTTTTACTTCTTTGGCTCTATCATAACTTCCTGTCCCATCTTCCATCTCTGGCACACTCTGATGCACAATAAGTGAAAAGGGTTGGTGTCTTTTTTAAGAGAGATGGAAGGCATTGAGACACATGAGATGCTATGGCCCCCATTTTAAAAATTGTGCACAGGGAAATTTTTTAAGTTAAACAAAAGGCCAAGATGGTGAGATACTCAGTTTCGGCCTTTTCTTTCCCTGGCTATCAAAATCTTGGGGTGTTAACCGTGCAATAATGTTGAAGAGAAAGTGTCGTTTCCttgtgttgtttgtttttgcgaaGTGTCTTTTCCTTAGGTTGTTTGTTTGTGCGACATAATATAACTTACAGAAGAGGAAAGTCTTGAGGAAAGTCTTGCATGGCTTCCCAAAACAAGGAAATGATTCAGGATGAGGTAATTAGGTGTCACCTGCCAACCAGTTTGAATGTTCTTCCTTTTGAGAATGGAGTATAATTTGAGATATTATTAGTATGAAACTTTACATCATGTGCAAGCTGTTGAAATGTAAATTGGATTCTGGGAAGTGTACAAAAGCAGCTTTAATGAGAATTTTGTGTCCATGATGCAAGATCTGCCACTAAAGGGTGACAAAGATTAGCACATAATCTTTCACTAAGAGAATGTAAATATCTTCCCATCAATAGAACATATCTTTGAACCAAGATTATGCTGATTGAGGGGTCCTTGGTCTTTTGACAGAAATTGGAAGAGTATCTCATGCCAACTCATTGGAAATGAGTAATTATTAACCGTTAATTTGATATGTCTTGTCGATGGATTATCAATGTGAATTATTAATCATATGAATTCTATCTCAGTTTTTTAAGAGaaatgtttttcaacttaaacatatatatattgttgttaGATTATCAATTTGAACCATCGATCATGTTGGATGTTGTCAAAGTAAGAGGTTAAATATGATTTGACGATGTGAACACATA is a genomic window containing:
- the LOC133740619 gene encoding 1-aminocyclopropane-1-carboxylate oxidase homolog 1-like; the protein is MEDGTGSYDRAKEVKEFDETKAGVKGLIDSGVTKVPKFLMHPPENLSSSSTPTSADFQVPLIDLDGFDEDLRRVQIVEEIHKASETWGFFQMVNHGVPNRVIDNLLQAIREFHEQPKEMKMKWYSRDSKQRVRYYCNGDLLVAKTANWRDSIAFDFQDGPLDPEALPSVCRQAVQEYIEHLINLRDVLSSLLSEALGISSDYLAGIECMKSETLVCHYYPVCPEPDLTIGTTKHSDPSSLTILLQDNIGGLQVLHQGHWIDLPPRHGALVANIGDLMQLITNDKFKSVEHRVLAGRVGPRISAACFLYPSATHRFKPYGPIKAFLSDDLPIYRETHVGEYLAYYKSKGLDGNSALSHFKLT